From the Hylaeus volcanicus isolate JK05 chromosome 4, UHH_iyHylVolc1.0_haploid, whole genome shotgun sequence genome, one window contains:
- the LOC128874846 gene encoding protein phosphatase PP2A 55 kDa regulatory subunit isoform X5, protein MCEMAGNGDIQWCFSQVKGTLEDDVTEADIISCVEFNHDGDLLATGDKGGRVVIFQRDPISKNSIPRRGEYNVYSTFQSHEPEFDYLKSLEIEEKINKIRWLKRKNPAHFLLSTNDKTIKLWKVSERDKRVEGYNTKEENGSIRDPACITSLRVPSIKPMELMVEASPRRIFANAHTYHINSISVNSDQETYLSADDLRINLWHLEITDQSFNIVDIKPTNMEELTEVITAAEFHPAECNVLVYSSSKGTIRLCDMRSAALCDQHSKLFEEQEDPTNRSFFSEIISSISDVKLSHSGRYMISRDYLSVKVWDLQMETKPIECYPVHEYLRSKLCSLYENDCIFDKFECCWSGNDSAIMTGSYNNFFRVFDRTTKRDLTLEAARDIAKPKTLLKPRKVSTGGKRKKDEISVDCLDFNKKILHTAWHPSENVVAVAATNNLFLFQDKL, encoded by the exons ATGTGCGAGATGGCCG GCAATGGTGACATACAGTGGTGTTTCTCGCAGGTGAAAGGAACATTGGAAGATGATGTCACCGAAG CTGATATAATCTCGTGCGTTGAATTTAACCACGATGGCGATCTTCTGGCAACAGGAGATAAAGGTGGACGggttgttatttttcaaagagacCCCATT AGTAAAAACAGTATACCACGGAGGGGTGAATACAATGTATATAGCACCTTCCAGAGTCATGAACCTGAATTCGATTACCTGAAATCACTagagatagaagaaaaaattaataaaattaggtggctaaaaagaaaaaatcccGCACATTTTCTACTTTCCACGAatgataaaacaattaaattgtgGAAAGTTAGCGAGCGGGATAAAAGAGTAGAAGGGTACAATACAAAGGAAGAAAATGGTTCGATTCGTGACCCTGCTTGTATCACTTCTTTAAGG GTACCATCTATAAAACCAATGGAGTTGATGGTGGAAGCGTCGCCGAGAAGAATATTTGCCAATGCGCACACTTATCATATAAACAGTATAAGCGTCAACAGTGACCAGGAAACATACCTCAGTGCTGATGACCTTAGAATTAATCTTTGGCACCTAGAGATCACAGACCAGAGTTTTA ATATAGTAGATATTAAGCCAACTAATATGGAGGAATTAACAGAAGTTATAACTGCTGCAGAGTTTCATCCAGCAGAATGTAACGTTCTGGTATATAGTAGTAGCAAAGGAACAATTAGACTTTGTGACATGAGATCTGCTGCACTTTGCGACCAACACAGTAAACTCTTTGAAGAACAGGAAGATCCAACCAATAGAAGttttttctctgaaataatCTCGAGTATAAGTGATGTAAAACTTAGTCATTCTGGAAGATATATGATCAGTAGAGACTACCTCAGTGTGAAAGTGTGGGATTTGCAAATGGAAACCAAACCCATTGAATGTTACCCT GTACATGAATACCTAAGATCAAAGTTATGTTCACTGTATGAGAATGATTGCATCTTTGACAAATTTGAATGTTGTTGGAGTGGTAATGATTCCGCTATTATGACGGGCTCgtacaataatttcttcaGAGTATTTGATCGTACAACTAAGCGTGATCTTACACTGGAGGCGGCGCGTGACATTGCCAAACCAAAAACACTTCTAAAACCGCGTAAG GTCAGTACCGGTGGTAAACgtaaaaaagatgaaattagCGTTGACTGCCTggattttaataagaaaatactaCATACCGCATGGCATCCATCTGAAAATGTAGTAGCCGTTGCTGCTACGAACAACCTCTTCCTATTCCAAGACAAACTCTAG
- the LOC128874846 gene encoding protein phosphatase PP2A 55 kDa regulatory subunit isoform X3 — MKSPSNIMRQSSLTKLGSMINTAVNKRAGNGDIQWCFSQVKGTLEDDVTEADIISCVEFNHDGDLLATGDKGGRVVIFQRDPISKNSIPRRGEYNVYSTFQSHEPEFDYLKSLEIEEKINKIRWLKRKNPAHFLLSTNDKTIKLWKVSERDKRVEGYNTKEENGSIRDPACITSLRVPSIKPMELMVEASPRRIFANAHTYHINSISVNSDQETYLSADDLRINLWHLEITDQSFNIVDIKPTNMEELTEVITAAEFHPAECNVLVYSSSKGTIRLCDMRSAALCDQHSKLFEEQEDPTNRSFFSEIISSISDVKLSHSGRYMISRDYLSVKVWDLQMETKPIECYPVHEYLRSKLCSLYENDCIFDKFECCWSGNDSAIMTGSYNNFFRVFDRTTKRDLTLEAARDIAKPKTLLKPRKVSTGGKRKKDEISVDCLDFNKKILHTAWHPSENVVAVAATNNLFLFQDKL, encoded by the exons ATGAAGAGCCCCTCCAACATCATGAGGCAGTCCAGCCTCACCAAGCTTGGTTCCATGATCAATACCGCCGTGAACAAGAGAGCCG GCAATGGTGACATACAGTGGTGTTTCTCGCAGGTGAAAGGAACATTGGAAGATGATGTCACCGAAG CTGATATAATCTCGTGCGTTGAATTTAACCACGATGGCGATCTTCTGGCAACAGGAGATAAAGGTGGACGggttgttatttttcaaagagacCCCATT AGTAAAAACAGTATACCACGGAGGGGTGAATACAATGTATATAGCACCTTCCAGAGTCATGAACCTGAATTCGATTACCTGAAATCACTagagatagaagaaaaaattaataaaattaggtggctaaaaagaaaaaatcccGCACATTTTCTACTTTCCACGAatgataaaacaattaaattgtgGAAAGTTAGCGAGCGGGATAAAAGAGTAGAAGGGTACAATACAAAGGAAGAAAATGGTTCGATTCGTGACCCTGCTTGTATCACTTCTTTAAGG GTACCATCTATAAAACCAATGGAGTTGATGGTGGAAGCGTCGCCGAGAAGAATATTTGCCAATGCGCACACTTATCATATAAACAGTATAAGCGTCAACAGTGACCAGGAAACATACCTCAGTGCTGATGACCTTAGAATTAATCTTTGGCACCTAGAGATCACAGACCAGAGTTTTA ATATAGTAGATATTAAGCCAACTAATATGGAGGAATTAACAGAAGTTATAACTGCTGCAGAGTTTCATCCAGCAGAATGTAACGTTCTGGTATATAGTAGTAGCAAAGGAACAATTAGACTTTGTGACATGAGATCTGCTGCACTTTGCGACCAACACAGTAAACTCTTTGAAGAACAGGAAGATCCAACCAATAGAAGttttttctctgaaataatCTCGAGTATAAGTGATGTAAAACTTAGTCATTCTGGAAGATATATGATCAGTAGAGACTACCTCAGTGTGAAAGTGTGGGATTTGCAAATGGAAACCAAACCCATTGAATGTTACCCT GTACATGAATACCTAAGATCAAAGTTATGTTCACTGTATGAGAATGATTGCATCTTTGACAAATTTGAATGTTGTTGGAGTGGTAATGATTCCGCTATTATGACGGGCTCgtacaataatttcttcaGAGTATTTGATCGTACAACTAAGCGTGATCTTACACTGGAGGCGGCGCGTGACATTGCCAAACCAAAAACACTTCTAAAACCGCGTAAG GTCAGTACCGGTGGTAAACgtaaaaaagatgaaattagCGTTGACTGCCTggattttaataagaaaatactaCATACCGCATGGCATCCATCTGAAAATGTAGTAGCCGTTGCTGCTACGAACAACCTCTTCCTATTCCAAGACAAACTCTAG
- the LOC128874846 gene encoding serine/threonine-protein phosphatase 2A 55 kDa regulatory subunit B alpha isoform isoform X1: MNYQGWVRCRRYIPGTFTVIECDIDDMIPHDEKKNSNGVCNGDIQWCFSQVKGTLEDDVTEADIISCVEFNHDGDLLATGDKGGRVVIFQRDPISKNSIPRRGEYNVYSTFQSHEPEFDYLKSLEIEEKINKIRWLKRKNPAHFLLSTNDKTIKLWKVSERDKRVEGYNTKEENGSIRDPACITSLRVPSIKPMELMVEASPRRIFANAHTYHINSISVNSDQETYLSADDLRINLWHLEITDQSFNIVDIKPTNMEELTEVITAAEFHPAECNVLVYSSSKGTIRLCDMRSAALCDQHSKLFEEQEDPTNRSFFSEIISSISDVKLSHSGRYMISRDYLSVKVWDLQMETKPIECYPVHEYLRSKLCSLYENDCIFDKFECCWSGNDSAIMTGSYNNFFRVFDRTTKRDLTLEAARDIAKPKTLLKPRKVSTGGKRKKDEISVDCLDFNKKILHTAWHPSENVVAVAATNNLFLFQDKL; encoded by the exons ATGAATTATCAAGGTTGGGTTAGATGCCGCAGGTATATACCTGGTACTTTTACTGTCATCGAATGCGATATCGACGACATGATACCTCACGACGAGAAGAAGAACTCGAACGGCGTTT GCAATGGTGACATACAGTGGTGTTTCTCGCAGGTGAAAGGAACATTGGAAGATGATGTCACCGAAG CTGATATAATCTCGTGCGTTGAATTTAACCACGATGGCGATCTTCTGGCAACAGGAGATAAAGGTGGACGggttgttatttttcaaagagacCCCATT AGTAAAAACAGTATACCACGGAGGGGTGAATACAATGTATATAGCACCTTCCAGAGTCATGAACCTGAATTCGATTACCTGAAATCACTagagatagaagaaaaaattaataaaattaggtggctaaaaagaaaaaatcccGCACATTTTCTACTTTCCACGAatgataaaacaattaaattgtgGAAAGTTAGCGAGCGGGATAAAAGAGTAGAAGGGTACAATACAAAGGAAGAAAATGGTTCGATTCGTGACCCTGCTTGTATCACTTCTTTAAGG GTACCATCTATAAAACCAATGGAGTTGATGGTGGAAGCGTCGCCGAGAAGAATATTTGCCAATGCGCACACTTATCATATAAACAGTATAAGCGTCAACAGTGACCAGGAAACATACCTCAGTGCTGATGACCTTAGAATTAATCTTTGGCACCTAGAGATCACAGACCAGAGTTTTA ATATAGTAGATATTAAGCCAACTAATATGGAGGAATTAACAGAAGTTATAACTGCTGCAGAGTTTCATCCAGCAGAATGTAACGTTCTGGTATATAGTAGTAGCAAAGGAACAATTAGACTTTGTGACATGAGATCTGCTGCACTTTGCGACCAACACAGTAAACTCTTTGAAGAACAGGAAGATCCAACCAATAGAAGttttttctctgaaataatCTCGAGTATAAGTGATGTAAAACTTAGTCATTCTGGAAGATATATGATCAGTAGAGACTACCTCAGTGTGAAAGTGTGGGATTTGCAAATGGAAACCAAACCCATTGAATGTTACCCT GTACATGAATACCTAAGATCAAAGTTATGTTCACTGTATGAGAATGATTGCATCTTTGACAAATTTGAATGTTGTTGGAGTGGTAATGATTCCGCTATTATGACGGGCTCgtacaataatttcttcaGAGTATTTGATCGTACAACTAAGCGTGATCTTACACTGGAGGCGGCGCGTGACATTGCCAAACCAAAAACACTTCTAAAACCGCGTAAG GTCAGTACCGGTGGTAAACgtaaaaaagatgaaattagCGTTGACTGCCTggattttaataagaaaatactaCATACCGCATGGCATCCATCTGAAAATGTAGTAGCCGTTGCTGCTACGAACAACCTCTTCCTATTCCAAGACAAACTCTAG
- the LOC128874846 gene encoding serine/threonine-protein phosphatase 2A 55 kDa regulatory subunit B alpha isoform isoform X2, protein MDRSMADFRSTKNFSHLSRDVPLFSSLDELHEKLTELLGNGDIQWCFSQVKGTLEDDVTEADIISCVEFNHDGDLLATGDKGGRVVIFQRDPISKNSIPRRGEYNVYSTFQSHEPEFDYLKSLEIEEKINKIRWLKRKNPAHFLLSTNDKTIKLWKVSERDKRVEGYNTKEENGSIRDPACITSLRVPSIKPMELMVEASPRRIFANAHTYHINSISVNSDQETYLSADDLRINLWHLEITDQSFNIVDIKPTNMEELTEVITAAEFHPAECNVLVYSSSKGTIRLCDMRSAALCDQHSKLFEEQEDPTNRSFFSEIISSISDVKLSHSGRYMISRDYLSVKVWDLQMETKPIECYPVHEYLRSKLCSLYENDCIFDKFECCWSGNDSAIMTGSYNNFFRVFDRTTKRDLTLEAARDIAKPKTLLKPRKVSTGGKRKKDEISVDCLDFNKKILHTAWHPSENVVAVAATNNLFLFQDKL, encoded by the exons ATGGACCGGTCGATGGCAGACTTTCGCTCGACTAAGAATTTTTCACACTTGTCCAGGGACGTGCCTCTGTTTTCCTCCCTGGACGAACTGCACGAGAAACTCACGGAACTCCTAG GCAATGGTGACATACAGTGGTGTTTCTCGCAGGTGAAAGGAACATTGGAAGATGATGTCACCGAAG CTGATATAATCTCGTGCGTTGAATTTAACCACGATGGCGATCTTCTGGCAACAGGAGATAAAGGTGGACGggttgttatttttcaaagagacCCCATT AGTAAAAACAGTATACCACGGAGGGGTGAATACAATGTATATAGCACCTTCCAGAGTCATGAACCTGAATTCGATTACCTGAAATCACTagagatagaagaaaaaattaataaaattaggtggctaaaaagaaaaaatcccGCACATTTTCTACTTTCCACGAatgataaaacaattaaattgtgGAAAGTTAGCGAGCGGGATAAAAGAGTAGAAGGGTACAATACAAAGGAAGAAAATGGTTCGATTCGTGACCCTGCTTGTATCACTTCTTTAAGG GTACCATCTATAAAACCAATGGAGTTGATGGTGGAAGCGTCGCCGAGAAGAATATTTGCCAATGCGCACACTTATCATATAAACAGTATAAGCGTCAACAGTGACCAGGAAACATACCTCAGTGCTGATGACCTTAGAATTAATCTTTGGCACCTAGAGATCACAGACCAGAGTTTTA ATATAGTAGATATTAAGCCAACTAATATGGAGGAATTAACAGAAGTTATAACTGCTGCAGAGTTTCATCCAGCAGAATGTAACGTTCTGGTATATAGTAGTAGCAAAGGAACAATTAGACTTTGTGACATGAGATCTGCTGCACTTTGCGACCAACACAGTAAACTCTTTGAAGAACAGGAAGATCCAACCAATAGAAGttttttctctgaaataatCTCGAGTATAAGTGATGTAAAACTTAGTCATTCTGGAAGATATATGATCAGTAGAGACTACCTCAGTGTGAAAGTGTGGGATTTGCAAATGGAAACCAAACCCATTGAATGTTACCCT GTACATGAATACCTAAGATCAAAGTTATGTTCACTGTATGAGAATGATTGCATCTTTGACAAATTTGAATGTTGTTGGAGTGGTAATGATTCCGCTATTATGACGGGCTCgtacaataatttcttcaGAGTATTTGATCGTACAACTAAGCGTGATCTTACACTGGAGGCGGCGCGTGACATTGCCAAACCAAAAACACTTCTAAAACCGCGTAAG GTCAGTACCGGTGGTAAACgtaaaaaagatgaaattagCGTTGACTGCCTggattttaataagaaaatactaCATACCGCATGGCATCCATCTGAAAATGTAGTAGCCGTTGCTGCTACGAACAACCTCTTCCTATTCCAAGACAAACTCTAG
- the LOC128874846 gene encoding protein phosphatase PP2A 55 kDa regulatory subunit isoform X4 gives MDCAETSSNGDIQWCFSQVKGTLEDDVTEADIISCVEFNHDGDLLATGDKGGRVVIFQRDPISKNSIPRRGEYNVYSTFQSHEPEFDYLKSLEIEEKINKIRWLKRKNPAHFLLSTNDKTIKLWKVSERDKRVEGYNTKEENGSIRDPACITSLRVPSIKPMELMVEASPRRIFANAHTYHINSISVNSDQETYLSADDLRINLWHLEITDQSFNIVDIKPTNMEELTEVITAAEFHPAECNVLVYSSSKGTIRLCDMRSAALCDQHSKLFEEQEDPTNRSFFSEIISSISDVKLSHSGRYMISRDYLSVKVWDLQMETKPIECYPVHEYLRSKLCSLYENDCIFDKFECCWSGNDSAIMTGSYNNFFRVFDRTTKRDLTLEAARDIAKPKTLLKPRKVSTGGKRKKDEISVDCLDFNKKILHTAWHPSENVVAVAATNNLFLFQDKL, from the exons ATGGATTGCGCCGAAACTTCAA GCAATGGTGACATACAGTGGTGTTTCTCGCAGGTGAAAGGAACATTGGAAGATGATGTCACCGAAG CTGATATAATCTCGTGCGTTGAATTTAACCACGATGGCGATCTTCTGGCAACAGGAGATAAAGGTGGACGggttgttatttttcaaagagacCCCATT AGTAAAAACAGTATACCACGGAGGGGTGAATACAATGTATATAGCACCTTCCAGAGTCATGAACCTGAATTCGATTACCTGAAATCACTagagatagaagaaaaaattaataaaattaggtggctaaaaagaaaaaatcccGCACATTTTCTACTTTCCACGAatgataaaacaattaaattgtgGAAAGTTAGCGAGCGGGATAAAAGAGTAGAAGGGTACAATACAAAGGAAGAAAATGGTTCGATTCGTGACCCTGCTTGTATCACTTCTTTAAGG GTACCATCTATAAAACCAATGGAGTTGATGGTGGAAGCGTCGCCGAGAAGAATATTTGCCAATGCGCACACTTATCATATAAACAGTATAAGCGTCAACAGTGACCAGGAAACATACCTCAGTGCTGATGACCTTAGAATTAATCTTTGGCACCTAGAGATCACAGACCAGAGTTTTA ATATAGTAGATATTAAGCCAACTAATATGGAGGAATTAACAGAAGTTATAACTGCTGCAGAGTTTCATCCAGCAGAATGTAACGTTCTGGTATATAGTAGTAGCAAAGGAACAATTAGACTTTGTGACATGAGATCTGCTGCACTTTGCGACCAACACAGTAAACTCTTTGAAGAACAGGAAGATCCAACCAATAGAAGttttttctctgaaataatCTCGAGTATAAGTGATGTAAAACTTAGTCATTCTGGAAGATATATGATCAGTAGAGACTACCTCAGTGTGAAAGTGTGGGATTTGCAAATGGAAACCAAACCCATTGAATGTTACCCT GTACATGAATACCTAAGATCAAAGTTATGTTCACTGTATGAGAATGATTGCATCTTTGACAAATTTGAATGTTGTTGGAGTGGTAATGATTCCGCTATTATGACGGGCTCgtacaataatttcttcaGAGTATTTGATCGTACAACTAAGCGTGATCTTACACTGGAGGCGGCGCGTGACATTGCCAAACCAAAAACACTTCTAAAACCGCGTAAG GTCAGTACCGGTGGTAAACgtaaaaaagatgaaattagCGTTGACTGCCTggattttaataagaaaatactaCATACCGCATGGCATCCATCTGAAAATGTAGTAGCCGTTGCTGCTACGAACAACCTCTTCCTATTCCAAGACAAACTCTAG